A genomic segment from Gracilinanus agilis isolate LMUSP501 chromosome 1, AgileGrace, whole genome shotgun sequence encodes:
- the LOC123256313 gene encoding beta-1,3-galactosyltransferase 2-like: MNLPYFTEGKIQSLETNFYTPSLMRRQLVLQILLGSVFTGLLLLLADQQQGSWKSSMDLCPPSQKTPTKDLLGLSSRKFEWLTRTPHPFDLKYPYPYPFLINHPDKCEGPRGAPFLLMLVMTRPQDVGVRQAIRQTWGNETLVPSVVVRRLFVLGLPPPLFDKELQALLEEEDREHGDLLQVGFLDTYRNLTLKVLMGLEWMAQHCPNAQYVLKVDSDVFLNPSFLIRQILQHNGPPRPNFITGHIYRNPNPERRKGLKWYMPPELYSQSKYPDYCGGPGYVMSGSLALRILGVAQRVKAIYLEDVFVGFCLKHLGIKPLPAPPNTFLMFRRTYDKCAFQRLVLVHHFQHPELLQIWPDFLRANNTCKVV; encoded by the exons atgaatcttccttatttCACAGAAGGGAAAATCCAAAGTCTTGAAACT AACTTTTACACCCCTAGCCTGATGAGGAGGCAGCTGGTATTGCAGATCTTATTGGGTTCAGTCTTCACTGGACTGCTGTTATTGCTGGCAGATCAACAGCAGGGTTCCTGGAAATCTTCAATGGATTTGTGTCCTCCATCCCAGAAAACTCCCACCAAAGACCTTTTGGGCCTTTCTTCAAGGAAGTTTGAGTGGCTGACTCGGACACCACATCCCTTTGACCTAAAGTACCCTTATCCCTACCCTTTCCTGATCAACCATCCTGATAAATGTGAGGGCCCCAGGGGTGCCCCCTTCCTGCTCATGCTGGTGATGACCCGGCCCCAGGATGTGGGGGTGCGCCAGGCCATCCGGCAAACATGGGGTAATGAGACTTTGGTACCCAGTGTGGTTGTCCGTAGACTCTTTGTTCTTGGCCTGCCTCCACCTCTCTTTGACAAGGAACTTCAGGCTCTCCTGGAAGAGGAGGACAGGGAGCATGGAGATCTCCTCCAGGTGGGCTTCCTGGACACATACCGAAACTTGACTCTCAAGGTCCTCATGGGGCTGGAGTGGATGGCCCAACACTGTCCCAATGCTCAATATGTGCTCAAGGTGGATAGTGATGTCTTTCTAAATCCCAGTTTCCTAATACGGCAAATATTGCAGCACAATGGACCCCCACGGCCCAACTTCATCACAGGACACATCTATAGAAACCCAAACCCTGAGCGGAGAAAGGGTCTCAAGTGGTACATGCCCCCGGAGCTGTATTCCCAGAGCAAGTATCCTGACTATTGTGGGGGTCCTGGCTATGTTATGTCTGGGTCCCTGGCCCTCAGGATCCTGGGTGTAGCCCAGAGAGTCAAGGCCATCTACTTAGAGGATGTGTTTGTGGGGTTCTGCCTAAAGCATCTGGGTATAAAGCCCCTACCTGCTCCCCCCAATACCTTCCTGATGTTCAGGAGAACTTATGACAAATGTGCCTTCCAACGACTTGTCCTGGTCCACCACTTCCAGCACCCAGAGTTACTACAAATTTGGCCAGACTTCCTGAGAGCTAATAATACCTGcaaagtggtatag